One window from the genome of Microcebus murinus isolate Inina chromosome X, M.murinus_Inina_mat1.0, whole genome shotgun sequence encodes:
- the RAB33A gene encoding ras-related protein Rab-33A: MAQPILGHGSLQPASAAGLASLELDSSLDQYVQIRIFKIIVIGDSNVGKTCLTFRFCGGTFPDKTEATIGVDFREKTVEIEGEKIKVQVWDTAGQERFRKSMVEHYYRNVHAVVFVYDVTKMTSFTNLKMWIQECNGHAVPPLVPKVLVGNKCDLREQIQVPSNLALKFADAHNMLLFETSAKDPKESQNVESIFMCLACRLKAQKSLLYRDTERQQGKVQKLEFPQEANSKASCPC; the protein is encoded by the exons ATGGCACAGCCCATCCTGGGCCATGGGAGCCTGCAGCCCGCCTCAGCTGCTGGCCTGGCGTCCCTGGAGCTTGACTCGTCGCTGGACCAGTATGTGCAGATTCGCATCTTCAAAATCATTGTGATTGGGGACTCCAACGTGGGCAAGACCTGCCTGACCTTCCGCTTCTGTGGGGGTACCTTCCCAGACAAGACTGAAGCCACCATCGGCGTGGACTTCAGGGAGAAGACCGTGGAAATTGAGGGCGAGAAGATCAAG GTTCAGGTGTGGGACACAGCAGGTCAGGAACGTTTCCGCAAAAGCATGGTCGAGCATTACTACCGCAATGTGCATGCCGTGGTCTTTGTCTATGACGTCACCAAGATGACATCTTTCACCAATCTCAAAATGTGGATCCAAGAATGCAATGGGCATGCCGTGCCCCCACTAGTCCCTAAAGTGCTTGTGGGCAACAAGTGTGACTTGAGGGAACAGATCCAGGTGCCCTCCAACTTAGCCCTGAAATTTGCTGATGCCCACAACATGCTCTTGTTTGAAACATCAGCCAAGGACCCCAAAGAGAGCCAGAACGTGGAGTCAATTTTCATGTGCCTGGCTTGCCGATTGAAGGCCCAGAAATCCCTGTTGTATCGTGACACTGAGAGGCAGCAGGGGAAGGTGCAGAAACTGGAGTTCCCACAGGAAGCTAACAGTAAAGCTTCCTGTCCTTGTTGA